A window of Schistocerca gregaria isolate iqSchGreg1 unplaced genomic scaffold, iqSchGreg1.2 ptg001452l, whole genome shotgun sequence genomic DNA:
AATATGGCAGCTGTTCTTAGGCCTAAAGCAGATTTACGCCGAAGAATACCTTTCACTGGTCAAGTTAGGACCGTCTAGTGCGCACTCGATTATAAGTCTCGATGCTACAAGAACATTCCCAAAGGAGAAGACTTTTAGAAAAAGAGTGACGTTGGAGAAATTGATAAGGGTATTAAATGCATTTCAGCATAAAGTAGGTACGAAAAGATTTTCGATAAGGGAAAGCTCGCTGGTGATAGCTGCAGCCATCAATCCACATCTGCTTTAAGAGCTAGGAAAGAAGATGAAGCTTGTATGTTTGTATTAAGCCTTTGCTCCCTATTGCGGGAAACATATTGACGATGTACACGTATGGCGTGTAGCATGTTTATGTCGTGTGAAAATTGCCAGTCGAGCTATTGCTTGACATAGATGCAAAATGGAATTTGGTAGGCAGAAATTAAAGGCTAGGATAGAAAGGGCTTACCTGTCCGTTCAGACTGTGTGTATTGAATTCTCGATGAAGGCAAGGGCAATGTGTGGTACACAAATAGTGTATATAGTTTGAAGAATGTCTTTGTCGCGTTTCTTTATTCTAGAGTTTGCAATGATAGTGGCTAAACTATAGTTATCTCTTTCAAAATTTAGAGGACCGTGAATCACTTGGATACATTCAGGGTCTGAATTGCTTGGTCGCTCCTTTTTTATACAATATGCCAGAAATTGAAGCATTTTATACTTTTTATCATTTCATCGTTGATAGATGTCCACGTTATTGCGGAAACCAAATGGGTGCATTAGATGGAGACTCACTggttcagcaaattttgaagctcgTAGATCCTAAACTATTTTCTTATTTAGAAAAAAACTCTGTTCAGCTATGCGTCTTTTCGCATCCAGCTTTGCAAAGTATCTTGACCAATACTCCACCACTGGAAGAAGTGCTGAAACTGTGGGATTGGCTGTTTATGTATGGAGTACACATGGCAGTTATTTTCCTTGTATGCATACTCTTGGTAAGAAGAGAAGAAATTTTAGTAGCTGAGTACGTTTTAACAGCTAGCGCGAATGCGTGCATGGCTATCACACGTCAACGTTTTCGTGCAGAGGCATGTGTACTAACAGTATTTTTTTTCAGAAATCCGAATAGCAGATATTTTCAGTATCACAATAAGTTTTCTTTAGATGCAGAACTGATCACAAATCTAGCTATACAAGTGGTCGCACAGATACCGAGCGATTTATACAAATTATGTGCCATACATCCACTTGTACCATTGAATGGTAATCGAGAAGGACATGATTTTACGCAGTCAAAGGGACTGAAGTTAGTGGTGAAAGGTACTCCCGACTGAAAGACTcgcataataaaaataaattttaagactGGGAGAGCGTAAGGGAGATATTGTGAATACTTTATGAAGGAACTTATGCAACCTCCTAATAAAGAAAGAGCCTAAATAAGTGAGATCTGACATTTTACAGCACATATGCTCTTGGTACAAGAAGTTCGATACGCGTAAGAGATATATCATAAACGTGATAGTTGTACATATTCGTTTCTATGCACAGATGCATTTATGAGCGATTCGTCTAATATTGGGCCAGTGGGTTTTGAGTCCCGTTTGGTGTGCAAGCCTTATGTGTCTTGACATCTAGTTTAACGGCTATTTTTTTGACAATCAAATTTTTGTACTATGATGCATATGTGAAGTTTAGTTAATTGATTTTTCTTGCTCGGCTTGCGTATCGTAGTAGGGAAATATAGGGTGTTTTACTTTGCTTCGTGTGCTTTGACCATAGCGGTTGCAGTATCTAGGCTTATTTGTGCGAGGGCCTTGCTTTCTTCATCTAATTGGCTGTTATTGAGTTGTGCATTAGAGGCGTCAATGATTTTTTTGGCTGCCTCGACGTCGATGTGCTCTAAGTTTATGCATTCGCCGACGGAGATGTTTAGTGTTGAGTCTTCAAAGGCGATAGCAAAGCCGCCggaaacaaaatattttgtgttttggTCGCCAGAAGTGACGCGAACGACACCAGGACGGAGTTCGGTGAAAGCTGGGCTTGAGTTTGGGGCTACCACAAAGTCGCCGACGCTGCCAGGAATGCCGACCATATCAACTTCTTCCTTGTAGGCGAAGGCGGTTGTAGGACTGTGCATAGAAAATTTGACCTTGGTAGCATTAGGAGCTTGAGAATAGAGGCGTGTGCGCTGGGGAGAAGTGCGAGAGAAGACAGAGCACCGGTTTAAAAGAGAGGGTCGAAAAATGAGCATGTTGAGGCGTGTCGAAAGACgttaagagtgagagagagagagggtgtctACAGTACAAGTATTGATATGTACGAATATtgtataaaaaaatataaagcatgCGATTTTTCGTTTGTTGATTAGGCAGGAGCAACGCGGTCAGAAGACGTAATTAGTTCAATGTCTACAGACCTGAGGTACTCCGATGATGCGATGCTCAAAGTGCGCGCGGCAATGCGGATAGGCATTTGCCGATAATCACATCGACAAAAAAAATGGTAAAAGGGTGTTGGGTTTTGGGACCGAAGGCGACAGTGTGAGAGAGAGGATGGGCGAATTGTTGCTGAGAATGAGCGGTGTTTGTACAAGAGAAAAGGTTTTTGGGATGTTTTATGTGCAATAGAtacggtctttttttttttgtcatctattacgattattcactctttttctaagTAGCGTATTTGCGGTAGGGTGTTTTTGTCGAAGTGCCCGTATTTCGCCTTTATTGCTGAGTTCGAAAAGGCTGCAAGATTCAAACCACGGCTATGTTACAGCGTAGAACATTGAACTTAGTAGCCAAATGTGCTGATTTTGGGTTGGGGCGCCCTCGAGCGCCTCTAAGGATGGGCGCTAAAAGTGCTCGAGCGTATCACTATACAGGAGGGTTGCTTATGGCTGAGGCTCAAAAGCCAGCGCCCACGGTTGATGGAAAGAGCAAGTTTGCGGAAACGCAGAGACAAAAGTCGAAGGGGACGGCCCAAAGCGCCGAGCAGAGCAAGGCGACCGAATCGGAGACAAACGGTGCGTATGGAAGACAGGGGGGTGTTTGAGTAGAGAGAGGCGTCTCGGGTAGGAGCGCAGAGAGGGAGATGACAGGATTGGTCAAGTGTGTGTACATCTGTATAGACATATTCGTatatacaaaaaaatgtgtgtgcgcAATAGGGGGTACTGACGTGGCGTGCGTTGATTCGAACAGCGACGCGGATAGAGGGCGTGACTTTCGAGGAGTTGGCGGCTGTGCTGAAGAGTCGGAAGGTGCCCAAGGTGGAGGAGTTGAAGGAGGATGAGCACTTGGGTAGGATAGCGCAGATTATTGGTCCGGTGGTGGACGTTGAGTTTCAGGGGAAGTTGCCTAGGAATTTGAACGCGTTGGTGGTGGAGGGGTCGCAGGAGAAGGTGATATTGGAGGTGGCGTCACAGATGTCGGACAAGATGGTGAGGTGCATTGCGCTAGAGAACACGGATGGGTTGTGGAGAGGGATGAAGGTGAGGGATACGGAGGCGCCGTTGACTGTTCCGGTTGGCAGGGAGACGCTAGGGAGGATCATGAATGTCTTGGGAGATCCGGTAGACGACCGAGGACCGATAAACTCGCAGACCCAGTTGGCGATTCACAGGAGTCCGCCGGAGTATACGGAGTTGGGGGCGTCTGACGAGGTGTTGTTGACTGGAATAAAGGTGGTGGACTTGATAGCACCGTATGCTCGAGGAGGGAAGATTGGGTTGTTTGGAGGTGCGGGTGTAGGGAAGACGGTGTTGATTATGGAGCTGATCAATAACATAGCCAAGACGCATGGTGGATTTTCGGTGTTTGCTGGAGTGGGCGAGCGCACAAGAGAGGGGAATGATTTATATAACGAGATGATAGAAACGGGCGTGATTAAGTTGGATGGGGATTCCAAGGCGACATTGGTGTATGGACAGATGAATGAGCCCCCAGGAGCTAGAGCGTTGGTGGCGTTGACGGGGTTGACGGTGGCTGAATACTTCAGAGATGAAGGTGGACAGGATGTGTTGTTGTTCATTGACAACATTTTCCGATTTACTCAGGCAGGGTCAGAGGTGTCGGCTTTACTGGGGAGAATTCCGTCCGCTGTAGGATATCAGCCGACGTTGGCGACCGATATGGGTTTGCTCCAGGAGCGAATTACCACGACAACGAAGGGTTCTATTACTTCGGTCCAGGCGGTGTATGTGCCAGCAGATGATTTGTCGGATCCGGCGCCGGCTACCACGTTCACTCACTTGAATGCGACGACGGTTTTGTCGCGTGCCGTATCGGAGCTGGGTATCTATCCAGCGGTGGATCCGCTCGATTCGACCTCGGATTTGTTGGAGCCCCACGTGGTTGGGCAGCGCCATTATTCGATTGCTAGGCGAGTCCAGGCGACCCTCCAGGCGTACAAATCCCTGCAGGACATAATAGCCATTTTGGGAATGGATGAGTTGTCGGAGGACGATCGTCTGACGGTGTATCGCGCCCGAAAGCTCCAGCGGTTCTTGTCCCAGCCGTTCGAAGTAGCTGAGCCCTTCACTGGTATGAAGGGTCGACGCGTTACGCTGGAAGACACGCTCACCAGTTTCGAAGAGATTCTCGACGGAAAGCACGACAACCTTCCAGAAGCAGCCTTTTACATGGTTGGGGGAATTGAAGAAGTCAAGGAGCGGGCTCGCATTATCGAACAACAGGCGTCCCAGTCCGCCGAGAAGGCATCTGGCGAGGGAGGGAAAAAGAAGGGACcttccttctctctgaactgggCGGACTTGCCTCGCGAGCAGATGATCCAGACCTATTTGGACTCGGCCAAGAAGTGCCTGACCAAGGAATGGCAGGCCAAGGTCGAAAATGCGAGGAACTTGAAAGAATTCTTCGATCCAGAGACCCAGCAGGCCAGACCTGAATACGTCCAGCTGGTCAGGTGGTTCTATGCTCGACAGATCATCAAGTGGCAGCAAAACATAAAGAAGGTGCTTGCCAACATTTCCCCGGAAGCTTTCAAGCAGGAAATTGTCAATCGCGAGATGGTCTCCCTAGAAAAGCTCGAGTCGAGCTTTAAGGAGAAGGAAAAGGAGGAGCTAACGCCCGAGATGCTGGTGGAGGAGGCGTTCAACCTGAGGCCAACGCCTTGGGGGTATTTGAACGACTTGCTTGAAAATCCGTCTATAGTCAAGGAGCAGATTGAAAAGGAGAAAGATGCGGTCAAGCCGTGACGAGAAGGATCTGCGTATAAAAAAGGCATGAGGGTCTCACGCATTGAGGTGcggtacaatttttttttgtgacagaatatttcagtgtatttttttaGCTCGTGTCAATTTTGCCTCGACACGCTTGTGAGCGTTCGACGAGACAGGTTGTCTTGGCGGCGCGAGAGAGGTCGGTCGTGCTATTGGAACGGAGCACGTGGCGTCCGTTCGGTGGGTACGTGCTGGATTGGCCAGGTTGTTTTTGGGACGAGTTGGGTCGGGCTCGAGTGGTGCGGAGCTGCACACACGTAGACGTGTTTGGGAGGGGGTGTTGGGTGCCGGTTAGATCTAGCGCAGAAGATTGCGGACGTTGACATCGCGATTAGGTCGATGTCAGGCTGGGGTTTGTAGAGGTTATCGTGAGGCGATTCGAAGAGCACCTTAGAGTTGATTTCAGGTGAAAACAAGGCGATTTTTTAGACGCTAGCGGGGATGTTGAGAGAGATTCTTAGAGGAAGCAGGAGTAGAGAGGAGGGTCCTTAGAATTACGAGAACGAGTCCCTAGAGGAATTAGAAACACTGAAAAGAGGGTCCTTAGAATTTTTGGAGGAATTGGGAACGCTGAGAGTTCTTGTTGCCATTGAGAAGCTATGTTCGTCGCGTGTCTCCGTCCTGCAAACCGCTCTTCGACGGAAGGCATCGCTAATTTATGGGGGTATTTATTGAAATGGcacggtatcgaacgccttgcctACGAGGGGATTGGTGATGCGAGGGTGCTGTTCTCTTTGttgtacgcttttttttttttgagttggtgCAGCTGTTTCCGTCGAGCGAGTTTTCCCAGACGAGGGTGGAACGTGTTCTCGTACGTATTGATCGAGGTCTGGCGCACTGAAAGTGACTGGGGTGTCGTCTTTCTTACGCGTCGGAGCCGATTGTGGATCGCGCGCGGAGACAGACAGGATGGAATTCTTTGCAGGGGACGAAGCGGACCGCGACGCGCCTCCTTGCTTCAGGAAGGGGCTTGGTCCGAACTCTGTCAATTTGTTTTGGGCCTGCTATATGGCGAGATCGGTCGAGAGGCTCGGAGGTCCCTCGGCAGTCGGAGATGCGGTTCGAAGACGCGCGTCCGCAAGATACTGAAACGTTTGCTTATGCTGAAGGAGGTGCTTAAGAGAGAGGCGTCCGCAAGATACTGAAACGTTTGCTTATGCTGAAGGAGGTGCTTAAGAGAGAGGCTTTGCGGCCAAGGGAAATGTTCATCTTGATAGGGTTCAGAAATTTTGTGTACACGACGGGAAGTTACGAAAAACGCGCGACATTTGTATACACTAAAAAATCATCTCGGCCTCGTCTTCCTCTCATCTCTCTATAGCGAGCGTGGCCCATTGGACGGGCACCGCCTTCGCTGTTTTCGACCCCACCTCTCGCTGGCACCTCGAACGGAGGCGCTCCCCTAACGCCCGTTCTGCAAGGATCGCCGCGCTCGGCTTTCTGGGTCGACCGACCCGGCATACCGAGCTGAGGCGGAAACTTGCAGCCTTGGGCTCGACTGAGGTGCTTTGATATTACCCCTCCCAGGCGCGATATGCGTAGCGAGTACCGTACAGATATGTATTGATATACACAGGGGCATGTGTGCGACGAATATGCCTTAGCCGGCCCCGCTTTGCGCGAGCACAGCGCAGGTGCAACGCGCGTGCCGGACGGGGCCTAACGGGTCCCCCTCTCTCTATGGCTCGGTTTTCTTCTTTTTAGAGTCTGTGTCGCCGTTTTCCGAATCAGATTTTTGAGGGGGTGGTGTCGACGAGGACGCGGTGGCCTTGACGATGGGAACAACCCTGATGCCCAGTAGCGAGTTGAGAGGTCGCTTGCTGCTGTTGGATGAATTTTTGCAGCGCTCGCTTTGGACGGCCTTTTTCTTAGACAGTGCGATCTGTTCAATCAAATCGACGTCAGACTTCTTCTTGGAGGCGGCGAGCACCGATGCCTTTTTGAATTCGTCCAGTTGACGATTCAAGATCATCTCTTCGTGGCGCATTTTGGACCGGTAGAAGTCGTAGTAGATGAGCTCTGGTGTACAGGAAGGGGGTGTCGCGCGTCAGCCCATGCGCCCGTGAATTTCGCACGCGTTTCGCGAGCAGACATTCTCGTGTGGTCCGCGCGCCGCGGGGACCGTTTCGTACCATTTTGTTCGAGTTG
This region includes:
- the LOC126332408 gene encoding putative mitotic check point protein BUB2 isoform X2 — its product is MFSYSPYSEIKELSQSELRKQYDDLLEYGASHPEELEQNLAKLRDLITCYGLPSESEDDEYNVDEQATLRGKIWQLFLGLKQIYAEEYLSLVKLGPSSAHSIISLDATRTFPKEKTFRKRVTLEKLIRVLNAFQHKVEKNSVQLCVFSHPALQSILTNTPPLEEVLKLWDWLFMYGVHMAVIFLVCILLVRREEILVAENPNSRYFQYHNKFSLDAELITNLAIQVVAQIPSDLYKLCAIHPLVPLNGNREGHDFTQSKGLKLVVKGTPD
- the LOC126332408 gene encoding putative mitotic check point protein BUB2 isoform X3, producing the protein MFSYSPYSEIKELSQSELRKQYDDLLEYGASHPEELEQNLAKLRDLITCYGLPSESEDDEYNVDEQATLRGKIWQLFLGLKQIYAEEYLSLVKLGPSSAHSIISLDATRTFPKEKTFRKRVTLEKLIRVLNAFQHKVACLCRVKIASRAIA
- the LOC126332408 gene encoding putative mitotic check point protein BUB2 isoform X1; protein product: MFSYSPYSEIKELSQSELRKQYDDLLEYGASHPEELEQNLAKLRDLITCYGLPSESEDDEYNVDEQATLRGKIWQLFLGLKQIYAEEYLSLVKLGPSSAHSIISLDATRTFPKEKTFRKRVTLEKLIRVLNAFQHKVEDRESLGYIQGLNCLVAPFLYNMPEIEAFYTFYHFIVDRCPRYCGNQMGALDGDSLVQQILKLVDPKLFSYLEKNSVQLCVFSHPALQSILTNTPPLEEVLKLWDWLFMYGVHMAVIFLVCILLVRREEILVAENPNSRYFQYHNKFSLDAELITNLAIQVVAQIPSDLYKLCAIHPLVPLNGNREGHDFTQSKGLKLVVKGTPD
- the LOC126332406 gene encoding uncharacterized protein LOC126332406, which produces MLQRRTLNLVAKCADFGLGRPRAPLRMGAKSARAYHYTGGLLMAEAQKPAPTVDGKSKFAETQRQKSKGTAQSAEQSKATESETNATRIEGVTFEELAAVLKSRKVPKVEELKEDEHLGRIAQIIGPVVDVEFQGKLPRNLNALVVEGSQEKVILEVASQMSDKMVRCIALENTDGLWRGMKVRDTEAPLTVPVGRETLGRIMNVLGDPVDDRGPINSQTQLAIHRSPPEYTELGASDEVLLTGIKVVDLIAPYARGGKIGLFGGAGVGKTVLIMELINNIAKTHGGFSVFAGVGERTREGNDLYNEMIETGVIKLDGDSKATLVYGQMNEPPGARALVALTGLTVAEYFRDEGGQDVLLFIDNIFRFTQAGSEVSALLGRIPSAVGYQPTLATDMGLLQERITTTTKGSITSVQAVYVPADDLSDPAPATTFTHLNATTVLSRAVSELGIYPAVDPLDSTSDLLEPHVVGQRHYSIARRVQATLQAYKSLQDIIAILGMDELSEDDRLTVYRARKLQRFLSQPFEVAEPFTGMKGRRVTLEDTLTSFEEILDGKHDNLPEAAFYMVGGIEEVKERARIIEQQASQSAEKASGEGGKKKGPSFSLNWADLPREQMIQTYLDSAKKCLTKEWQAKVENARNLKEFFDPETQQARPEYVQLVRWFYARQIIKWQQNIKKVLANISPEAFKQEIVNREMVSLEKLESSFKEKEKEELTPEMLVEEAFNLRPTPWGYLNDLLENPSIVKEQIEKEKDAVKP